One part of the Candidatus Flexicrinis affinis genome encodes these proteins:
- a CDS encoding carboxypeptidase regulatory-like domain-containing protein encodes MLVSSRTRSLIALAAAAALLLLLSTTTFAQPPNPAAPLINPSDASVRSASVYVGGLTGLRGIVVDTADNLYYSEGYSGEVTQVTPAQATSVFATGLAGMSDLALDNNDVLAVLVGDVSKVPASNTIVPFASGLPASSQRIAFDSGGNMYVVGAYDAIAKFDSAGTLITSTLSSGFGSIAGLVVDPISGDLLVSQPDGHIWRVDSITGDASLYLNIGQYTDSGLALSPSGDLYYGDSMNGRVLKIEAGTKFVTSCVSGVGYVRDLALDSLGRLYIADDYTTVYRADACDPPAHGAVSGKVTTTDGVTPVPDATVCVGPYDESFYWTCLGVQPDGTYVIPLLDPYSYRVEARAPNRENELYFDTPFYNQALPVLVTSGSTTPNIDFTLGAGGSIQGTITLTDAGSVSNGWVCVDEYDTGNHIRCRTGDVIDFGALTYSFDHLPSGTFRVRMWMQGYGQKYWDDTFLYDEADPVTVLAPTPTTGINFTFDPGGSISGTVYELDGTTPVLNAEVCLESMDNGFGFGCQWVNPADGTYTFDGVQSGNYRVDARADGLEQEYWEETPYWDLTTPVVVTAPDPVTGIDFTLGPAGAISGTISLNDAGDLALANPSVCINEYVTNYHIRCHGSDIINIATGAYVFDNLPAGTYRVSAYAFPYLDETYQERRYYHEGDPVVVTVPDITPNIDFTLDPAGTISGTVRDAVTNDPLGGIPVDLDNGGYGTCTNPNGTYTIERVPLDEPHTVQAGGPGWDTCPGDNHTREWWQEESDRNNADPITLTYGANQFETGIDFTLDVGGSFSGRVTEADGITPVTDAQVCAHVHPFGEGVGCFNVNPDGTYTFDALPAGLYNAEVRASGFATEMYDSVTYYGDHGLATPIPVTIGVNTPNINFTLEPGGSISGTIFASDGVTPLPSVPFGVFWGGFNNCADGSGTYTISGLPLNVPITLYAGGPAESWMQGCDGGFIREWWQEKQYDYQADPITLTLGVDQNVTGKNFTLDVGGSFSGRVTEEDGTTPIPNAQVCAQIHPFGANSGCVNADNQGYYTFSGLGTASYAVNARADGFAQELFNNVPWYGDRSLATPVNVTAGADTPNIHFALGPAGTISGIVYDEDGVTPLGGIPIDLEFGGFGNCTNPDGTYTIYNVPLGLPVVIRAGGQGWPGCPGDFHLREYWQEAENFDQADPITLGPGPNQHLGGIDFTLSLGGAISGTVTEADGTTPIYQANICLGSINTPSWYGCQQTNPDGTYLFGGLPDGQYRVEATKDGYAAELWENKYIYGNFANPTPVDVSAGATTPDINFTLDPGGTISGTVRAADGVTFLPLIPVGTDGLWFDDCSSNSDGTYTIRGLPLNVPIYMSAGGPRRWLGFCDDSYLMEWWQEEADFANADPITLTPGGGEHATGIDFTLDLGGSISGTIYEADGVTPIASTAWVCVAEYPFGQGMGCLDANTVVNGVYTFSGLPTGNYRVEAYAENHVGELYDDIPVYLDWGLATPVAVTAGSTTANIDFALEPGGNITGVVYAADGITPLANVPVDLEQGGFGRCTGPDGTYYIDGVPVGTPLLVRAGGNGWDGCPGGSHLHEWWEEADTVGDADPITLTLAGEVAGDINFTLDPAGSISGKVTEPDGTTPITDSSWAVWVCLTDHTTEEGIGCQQANANGTYAFGGLPTASYRVAVYAENRVFEIYDNVPQYMGIAGITPVGVTAGADTPNINFALDPGGTITGTVFDAGGTSRLTDIAIRIDIGGWSVCSRTPDGTYLFDGLPLGVPIAISAGGLEDAGCGDTQHLREWWQESSDEAGADPITLTAGAGQNVTAKDFTLEVAPRITGKLTAADGVTVLPNSQVCINDYATDAGMGCVPVAGDGTYVSMPLEPGSYRVFGRADGHITEMWDNIPITSDPALATPVVLTAGNDATDIDFALDPAGTISGHVYATDGVTPLGNIPVDIEGGGFGRCTEPDGSYQITDLPLGTYTVHAGGVGWPECPGDLHLPEWWEESSTAGTADPITLAVGPTQNASGIDFTLALGGTLSGTMTETDGTTPLAGDVCVETFAGAVEVGCYGVDPGTGAYTTAALPAGSYRVTGHALDHISQFYDGLNHPADPAAATPVVVTAGADQPGIDFALDLAGSISGTVFAADGTTPLGSIPVDLEGGGYGRCTEPDGTYTIDGLPLGVGHIVHAGGAGWPECPGGTHLPEWWQEAAALVDADPITLTAGAEQHQTGKNFTLDPAGSISGTVRDAVSNDPLGGIPVDVEGGGYGTCTLPDGSYILRDLPVGVGIIIHAGGPGWPECPGDSHLIEWWQEADTLGDADPITLTLGAGQNVTGKDFTLSEALAAPGGLTATVITNNQIDLSWNDNSIDETAFHIERSPDGAAWAEIDTVAADVESYSDTTTFCGSTYHYRVRAFRAGDGLFSSYSAPAIATTDVCPSGIELLTPPNGDVTRNRTPAFTWTDTDGTATKFRIQIATDDAFAAVIVDEQPTLPSFTPASNLPKDTQFWWRVAAKDAGGWRAWSYVWTFTVDRTAPAIPTLLSPANGLTINALQDFCWNAATDAVSYEIEVSSDPAFGSFAATATETDLCFTSPALDDGMWFWHVRAYDLAGNKSDWSSTWAVQVDIVPAVSPTLLLPADLTVTRERQPEFGWTAVTDAQKYRIEIASDAGFVSIVQTADTTGTAFTPADKLAEGTYFWHVSAKAPDGLWSAFSSAWSFTIDRTPPDVPALLSPANGLTITALQDFCWNAATGAATYEIELSDDPTFTNFPATAVQPALCYMSPALDDGMWFWRVRAYDAVGNKSDWSSTWAVQVDLVPALPPVLLSPDDAYVTRDKTPDFAWLPAPDAKKYRIEVAQDFAFVSIVISDKTKVELYAAPEKLSAGTYYWHVQTQGSDGLWSAFSPTWSFTIDRTAPAAPILISPAHKEVVMTLTPTFDWEDNLEADFDEYIIELDNNKDFSSPILDEEVDVSTYTPAAALPGSKVFWRVRAVDEVGNKSDWSETRKLEMTVLKSVPGFRGW; translated from the coding sequence ATGCTCGTTTCCAGTCGAACTCGTTCACTCATCGCACTTGCCGCCGCGGCGGCCCTACTTCTCCTCTTATCCACCACCACCTTCGCACAACCCCCCAATCCCGCTGCGCCACTTATCAATCCGTCAGACGCCAGCGTTCGCAGTGCCAGCGTCTACGTCGGTGGCTTGACCGGGCTGCGCGGGATTGTCGTGGATACGGCCGACAACCTCTACTACTCGGAAGGGTATTCAGGAGAGGTGACTCAGGTCACCCCGGCCCAAGCGACATCCGTGTTTGCGACCGGACTTGCAGGGATGAGCGATCTCGCGCTAGACAACAACGATGTACTAGCAGTACTGGTTGGAGACGTCTCGAAAGTGCCGGCGTCAAACACGATCGTGCCGTTTGCGTCCGGACTACCAGCCTCATCACAAAGAATCGCGTTCGACAGCGGCGGCAACATGTACGTCGTCGGTGCCTATGACGCGATCGCGAAATTCGATTCAGCCGGAACGCTGATCACATCGACCCTTTCAAGCGGCTTCGGCAGCATTGCTGGACTGGTGGTTGACCCTATCAGTGGCGATCTGCTCGTCTCCCAGCCTGACGGTCATATCTGGCGCGTCGACAGCATCACCGGAGACGCATCGCTGTATCTCAACATAGGTCAGTACACGGACAGCGGCTTAGCACTCAGCCCGTCCGGCGACCTGTACTATGGCGACTCGATGAACGGTCGTGTATTGAAGATTGAGGCCGGCACCAAGTTTGTCACGTCGTGCGTTTCGGGTGTCGGGTATGTACGCGATCTAGCGCTCGACAGCCTTGGCCGGCTCTACATCGCCGACGATTACACCACCGTCTATCGTGCCGATGCGTGCGACCCGCCAGCCCACGGCGCGGTCAGCGGCAAGGTGACGACCACCGACGGCGTCACGCCGGTGCCGGATGCCACCGTGTGCGTCGGCCCGTACGACGAATCGTTCTACTGGACATGCCTCGGCGTGCAGCCTGACGGGACGTATGTCATCCCGCTGCTCGACCCGTACAGCTACCGTGTGGAGGCGCGCGCGCCCAACCGCGAAAACGAGCTGTACTTCGACACGCCCTTCTACAATCAGGCGCTTCCGGTGCTGGTCACCAGTGGAAGCACGACTCCCAACATCGACTTCACGCTCGGTGCCGGCGGTTCCATCCAGGGCACGATTACCCTCACCGACGCCGGCAGTGTCAGCAACGGCTGGGTGTGCGTCGACGAATATGACACCGGCAATCATATCCGCTGCCGGACTGGCGACGTGATCGACTTCGGTGCGCTGACGTATTCGTTCGACCACCTGCCCAGCGGCACCTTCCGGGTGCGCATGTGGATGCAAGGGTATGGTCAGAAGTACTGGGACGACACGTTCCTGTATGACGAAGCCGACCCAGTCACCGTGCTGGCCCCAACCCCAACCACCGGCATCAACTTCACGTTCGATCCGGGCGGGTCGATCAGCGGTACGGTCTACGAGTTGGACGGCACCACCCCGGTGCTCAACGCCGAGGTCTGCCTTGAGTCTATGGACAACGGTTTCGGCTTCGGCTGCCAGTGGGTCAACCCGGCCGACGGCACGTACACCTTCGACGGCGTCCAATCCGGCAACTACCGCGTTGACGCCCGTGCGGACGGCCTCGAACAGGAATACTGGGAGGAGACGCCGTACTGGGATCTGACCACACCCGTTGTCGTCACGGCGCCAGACCCGGTCACCGGCATCGATTTCACGCTCGGGCCGGCCGGCGCCATCAGCGGCACGATCAGCCTGAACGACGCCGGCGATCTTGCACTGGCCAACCCGTCCGTCTGTATCAACGAGTACGTCACAAACTACCACATCCGCTGCCACGGAAGCGACATCATCAACATCGCGACCGGCGCGTATGTGTTCGACAACCTACCTGCCGGGACGTACCGTGTGTCCGCCTACGCGTTCCCGTATCTCGATGAGACCTATCAGGAACGCCGTTACTACCACGAGGGCGACCCGGTCGTCGTCACCGTGCCGGACATCACGCCGAACATCGACTTCACACTCGATCCGGCTGGCACCATCAGCGGGACGGTGCGCGATGCGGTCACCAACGATCCGCTGGGCGGCATCCCCGTCGACCTCGACAACGGCGGCTACGGCACCTGCACCAACCCGAACGGCACCTACACCATTGAGCGCGTTCCGCTCGATGAGCCGCACACCGTGCAGGCCGGTGGGCCGGGATGGGACACCTGCCCCGGCGACAACCACACACGCGAATGGTGGCAGGAAGAGTCCGACCGCAACAACGCCGACCCGATCACCCTGACCTACGGCGCCAACCAGTTCGAGACCGGCATCGACTTCACGCTTGACGTGGGCGGGTCGTTCAGCGGGCGCGTCACTGAGGCCGACGGCATCACGCCGGTAACTGACGCGCAGGTGTGCGCACACGTGCATCCGTTTGGCGAGGGTGTGGGTTGCTTCAATGTCAATCCTGACGGCACGTATACGTTCGACGCCTTGCCGGCTGGGCTGTACAATGCCGAAGTCCGGGCGTCCGGCTTCGCGACCGAGATGTACGACAGTGTAACTTACTACGGAGACCACGGTCTTGCGACGCCGATACCGGTAACCATAGGCGTGAACACGCCCAACATCAACTTCACGCTCGAACCGGGCGGATCGATCAGCGGCACGATCTTCGCATCCGATGGCGTGACTCCGCTGCCCAGCGTGCCGTTCGGTGTGTTCTGGGGCGGCTTCAACAACTGCGCGGATGGCAGCGGCACGTACACGATCTCCGGCTTGCCGCTCAATGTGCCGATCACGCTCTACGCCGGCGGTCCAGCCGAGTCGTGGATGCAGGGCTGTGACGGCGGTTTCATCCGCGAGTGGTGGCAGGAAAAGCAGTACGACTACCAAGCCGATCCGATCACCCTGACGCTCGGCGTAGACCAGAACGTCACCGGCAAGAACTTTACGCTCGACGTCGGAGGCTCGTTCAGTGGGCGCGTCACGGAAGAAGACGGCACCACGCCGATCCCGAATGCACAAGTCTGCGCGCAGATTCACCCGTTCGGCGCCAACTCCGGCTGTGTGAACGCCGACAATCAGGGCTACTACACCTTCAGCGGGTTGGGCACGGCCAGCTACGCGGTCAATGCGCGTGCCGATGGCTTCGCGCAGGAGCTGTTCAACAACGTGCCGTGGTATGGCGACCGGTCGCTGGCGACTCCCGTCAACGTGACGGCCGGCGCGGACACCCCGAACATCCACTTCGCGCTCGGCCCTGCCGGCACGATCAGCGGCATCGTCTATGACGAGGACGGGGTCACGCCGCTGGGCGGCATCCCGATCGACCTCGAATTTGGCGGCTTTGGCAACTGCACGAATCCCGACGGGACGTACACCATCTACAACGTTCCCCTTGGCCTCCCGGTTGTGATCCGTGCCGGCGGTCAGGGATGGCCGGGCTGTCCGGGCGACTTCCACCTGCGCGAGTACTGGCAGGAAGCCGAAAACTTCGACCAAGCCGACCCGATCACGTTGGGGCCGGGGCCGAACCAGCACTTGGGCGGCATCGACTTCACACTCTCGCTCGGCGGTGCCATCAGCGGTACCGTCACCGAAGCCGACGGCACCACGCCGATCTATCAGGCGAACATCTGTCTAGGTAGTATCAACACCCCCAGTTGGTACGGCTGTCAGCAGACAAACCCGGACGGGACTTACCTGTTCGGCGGTCTGCCGGACGGGCAATATCGCGTGGAAGCAACCAAGGACGGCTACGCGGCTGAACTCTGGGAGAACAAGTACATCTACGGCAACTTCGCCAATCCGACACCGGTCGACGTCAGCGCCGGTGCAACGACGCCCGACATCAACTTCACGCTCGATCCGGGCGGCACGATCAGCGGGACGGTGCGCGCCGCAGACGGCGTGACGTTCCTGCCGCTCATCCCGGTCGGCACCGACGGGCTGTGGTTCGACGACTGCTCGTCCAACAGCGACGGCACGTATACGATCCGCGGCCTGCCGCTCAACGTGCCGATCTATATGTCGGCGGGCGGCCCGCGGCGTTGGCTCGGCTTCTGCGACGACTCGTATCTCATGGAGTGGTGGCAGGAAGAGGCGGACTTCGCCAACGCCGACCCGATCACTCTGACCCCGGGTGGTGGTGAACACGCCACCGGCATCGACTTCACGCTCGACCTCGGCGGCAGCATCAGCGGCACGATCTACGAGGCCGACGGCGTCACGCCAATCGCATCTACGGCGTGGGTGTGCGTGGCCGAATATCCCTTCGGTCAGGGCATGGGCTGCCTCGATGCCAATACGGTCGTCAACGGCGTCTACACGTTCTCCGGCCTGCCGACAGGCAACTACCGCGTCGAAGCGTATGCGGAGAACCACGTCGGCGAGCTTTACGACGACATCCCGGTCTATTTGGACTGGGGGCTGGCGACACCCGTCGCGGTAACTGCTGGCTCGACGACAGCCAATATCGACTTCGCGCTTGAGCCGGGTGGCAACATCACTGGCGTCGTCTACGCTGCCGACGGCATTACGCCGCTGGCGAACGTGCCGGTTGACCTCGAGCAGGGCGGTTTCGGCCGCTGCACCGGGCCAGACGGCACGTACTACATCGACGGCGTGCCGGTTGGCACCCCCCTGCTCGTGCGCGCGGGCGGAAACGGCTGGGACGGTTGTCCCGGCGGCTCGCACTTGCACGAGTGGTGGGAGGAAGCCGACACCGTCGGCGACGCCGACCCGATCACGCTCACTCTAGCGGGCGAGGTGGCCGGTGACATCAACTTCACGCTAGATCCGGCTGGCTCGATCAGCGGCAAGGTCACCGAACCGGACGGCACAACGCCGATCACCGACAGCAGTTGGGCCGTGTGGGTGTGCCTCACCGACCATACGACCGAAGAAGGCATTGGATGCCAACAGGCGAATGCGAACGGTACCTACGCGTTCGGCGGCTTGCCGACCGCGTCGTATCGAGTCGCCGTCTACGCCGAGAACCGCGTCTTTGAGATATACGACAATGTCCCGCAGTACATGGGTATAGCGGGAATCACCCCGGTCGGTGTCACTGCGGGTGCGGATACGCCGAACATCAATTTCGCGCTCGATCCGGGTGGCACGATCACCGGCACCGTATTCGACGCCGGCGGCACATCGCGCCTGACCGACATCGCGATCCGGATTGACATCGGCGGCTGGAGCGTCTGCTCGCGTACGCCGGACGGCACCTATCTCTTCGATGGTCTGCCGCTCGGCGTGCCGATCGCAATCTCGGCCGGTGGTCTTGAAGACGCGGGCTGCGGCGACACCCAGCACCTGCGCGAATGGTGGCAGGAGTCGTCCGACGAAGCAGGCGCCGACCCGATCACGCTGACCGCCGGCGCGGGCCAGAACGTCACCGCCAAGGACTTCACGCTAGAAGTCGCGCCGCGCATCACCGGCAAGCTGACTGCGGCGGATGGCGTCACCGTGCTGCCCAACAGTCAGGTGTGCATCAACGACTACGCGACCGATGCCGGCATGGGCTGTGTCCCGGTGGCGGGCGACGGCACGTACGTGTCGATGCCGCTCGAGCCGGGCAGCTACCGTGTCTTCGGACGGGCTGACGGTCACATTACCGAAATGTGGGACAACATCCCGATCACCAGCGATCCGGCTCTCGCAACACCGGTTGTGCTGACGGCGGGTAACGACGCGACCGACATCGACTTCGCGCTCGACCCGGCCGGCACGATCAGCGGGCACGTCTACGCCACCGATGGCGTCACGCCACTGGGCAACATCCCGGTCGACATCGAGGGCGGCGGCTTCGGCCGCTGCACGGAACCGGACGGCAGCTATCAGATCACCGATCTGCCGCTCGGGACGTACACCGTTCACGCCGGCGGCGTGGGCTGGCCGGAATGCCCGGGCGACCTGCACCTGCCGGAATGGTGGGAAGAATCCAGCACGGCCGGCACGGCCGACCCGATCACGCTGGCCGTCGGCCCGACGCAGAATGCCAGCGGCATCGACTTTACGCTCGCGCTGGGCGGCACGCTCAGCGGCACGATGACCGAAACCGACGGCACCACGCCGCTGGCCGGTGACGTGTGTGTCGAGACGTTCGCTGGCGCGGTCGAGGTCGGCTGCTACGGCGTCGACCCGGGAACGGGTGCGTACACCACCGCTGCGCTGCCTGCTGGCAGCTATCGCGTGACCGGCCACGCGCTCGATCACATCTCGCAGTTCTACGACGGCCTGAACCACCCGGCCGACCCCGCAGCGGCGACCCCGGTCGTCGTCACCGCCGGTGCAGACCAGCCCGGCATCGACTTCGCACTCGACCTCGCCGGCAGCATCAGCGGCACAGTCTTCGCCGCCGACGGCACGACGCCGCTCGGCAGCATCCCGGTCGACCTCGAAGGCGGCGGTTACGGCCGCTGCACCGAGCCGGACGGCACCTACACCATCGACGGCTTGCCGCTCGGCGTCGGGCACATCGTCCACGCGGGCGGCGCAGGCTGGCCGGAATGTCCGGGCGGTACGCACCTGCCCGAATGGTGGCAGGAGGCCGCCGCGCTGGTCGACGCCGATCCGATCACACTGACGGCAGGCGCAGAGCAGCACCAGACCGGCAAGAACTTCACGCTCGACCCGGCCGGATCGATCAGCGGTACCGTGCGTGACGCCGTGTCCAACGACCCGCTGGGCGGTATCCCGGTCGATGTCGAGGGCGGCGGTTACGGCACGTGTACGCTGCCTGACGGCTCGTACATCCTGCGCGACCTGCCGGTTGGCGTCGGAATCATCATCCACGCCGGCGGGCCGGGCTGGCCGGAATGCCCGGGAGACAGCCATTTGATCGAATGGTGGCAGGAAGCCGACACGCTCGGCGATGCCGACCCGATCACGCTGACGCTGGGCGCCGGTCAGAACGTCACCGGCAAGGACTTCACGCTTTCGGAGGCGCTGGCCGCGCCGGGCGGGCTGACCGCTACAGTCATCACCAACAACCAGATCGACCTGAGTTGGAACGACAACTCGATCGACGAGACGGCGTTCCACATCGAACGCTCGCCGGATGGCGCCGCTTGGGCCGAGATCGACACAGTCGCGGCGGATGTCGAATCCTACTCCGACACGACGACCTTCTGCGGCAGCACGTACCACTACCGCGTGCGCGCGTTCCGCGCCGGCGACGGGTTGTTCTCGTCGTACAGCGCGCCGGCGATCGCCACGACCGACGTGTGCCCGTCCGGCATCGAACTGCTGACGCCGCCCAATGGCGACGTTACGCGCAACCGTACCCCCGCGTTCACGTGGACGGATACGGACGGCACCGCCACCAAGTTCCGCATCCAGATCGCTACCGACGACGCGTTTGCGGCGGTGATCGTCGACGAGCAGCCCACGCTTCCGTCGTTCACGCCGGCTAGCAACCTGCCGAAGGATACGCAGTTCTGGTGGCGTGTCGCGGCGAAGGATGCCGGTGGATGGCGCGCGTGGTCGTATGTCTGGACGTTTACCGTCGACCGCACCGCGCCGGCCATCCCGACGCTGTTGTCCCCGGCTAACGGCCTGACGATCAATGCGCTGCAGGACTTCTGCTGGAACGCGGCGACCGACGCCGTTTCGTACGAGATCGAAGTCTCGTCCGACCCGGCATTCGGCAGCTTCGCGGCCACCGCGACCGAGACCGACCTGTGCTTCACCAGCCCCGCGCTTGACGACGGCATGTGGTTCTGGCACGTCCGGGCCTACGACCTCGCCGGCAACAAGAGCGACTGGAGCAGCACATGGGCCGTGCAGGTCGACATCGTGCCGGCCGTCTCGCCGACCCTGCTGCTCCCCGCCGACCTCACCGTCACCCGCGAACGTCAGCCGGAGTTCGGTTGGACTGCTGTGACCGACGCGCAGAAATACCGCATCGAGATCGCGTCCGACGCCGGCTTCGTGTCGATCGTTCAGACGGCCGATACTACCGGAACGGCCTTCACGCCGGCTGACAAGCTGGCCGAGGGCACGTACTTCTGGCACGTATCGGCAAAGGCTCCGGATGGGCTGTGGAGCGCGTTCAGCAGCGCGTGGTCGTTCACCATTGACCGCACGCCGCCGGACGTCCCGGCTCTGCTGTCGCCGGCTAATGGCCTGACGATCACCGCGCTGCAGGACTTCTGCTGGAATGCGGCGACGGGTGCAGCAACGTACGAGATCGAACTCTCGGACGACCCGACCTTCACCAACTTCCCCGCCACCGCAGTCCAGCCCGCGCTGTGCTATATGAGCCCAGCGCTCGACGATGGCATGTGGTTCTGGCGCGTTCGGGCCTACGACGCCGTCGGCAACAAGAGCGACTGGAGCAGTACGTGGGCCGTTCAGGTCGACCTCGTGCCGGCGCTGCCGCCAGTGCTGCTCTCGCCCGACGACGCGTACGTCACGCGTGACAAGACGCCGGACTTCGCGTGGCTTCCGGCCCCGGACGCCAAGAAGTACCGCATTGAAGTCGCGCAAGATTTCGCGTTTGTCAGCATCGTCATCAGCGACAAGACGAAGGTCGAGCTGTATGCCGCGCCTGAGAAACTCTCAGCCGGCACGTACTACTGGCACGTCCAGACACAGGGCAGCGACGGATTGTGGAGCGCGTTCAGCCCGACGTGGTCGTTCACCATCGACCGCACTGCGCCGGCCGCGCCGATCCTGATCAGCCCGGCCCACAAGGAGGTCGTCATGACGCTCACGCCGACCTTCGACTGGGAGGACAACCTCGAAGCCGACTTTGACGAGTACATCATCGAGCTCGACAACAACAAGGACTTCTCCTCGCCGATCCTTGACGAGGAAGTAGACGTGTCGACGTACACGCCAGCCGCCGCGCTGCCGGGCAGCAAGGTGTTCTGGCGTGTCCGCGCCGTCGACGAAGTCGGCAACAAGAGCGACTGGTCGGAAACGCGCAAGCTCGAGATGACCGTGCTCAAGTCGGTCCCCGGCTTCAGGGGGTGGTAA
- a CDS encoding ROK family protein, with amino-acid sequence MLDKIATEQLFGAGHNRSDFVVVTIGRGIGMGMVVNGQVYESAHGGAGELGHHIILTGAGTPQALEDLAADPAVVAGVTDYDVIGVSYYPQWSTFSIAEVGAQVGHLRQRFGKDVMVLETAYGWTRDAVDEMANNVLSQSIPGYPFSPDGQRRFLIDLMQALISNGALGAVYWEPAWVSTGCSTRWGQGAHWDNATLFDFTGDLLEGAAYLSHEYR; translated from the coding sequence TTGCTTGACAAGATTGCTACCGAGCAGCTTTTCGGCGCCGGCCACAACCGCAGCGATTTCGTGGTGGTGACGATCGGGCGCGGTATCGGCATGGGCATGGTCGTCAACGGGCAGGTGTATGAGAGCGCGCACGGCGGTGCCGGCGAGCTGGGCCATCACATCATCCTGACCGGTGCGGGAACGCCGCAGGCGCTGGAAGACCTCGCCGCCGATCCGGCCGTGGTCGCCGGAGTCACCGATTACGACGTCATCGGAGTCTCGTACTATCCGCAGTGGAGCACGTTCTCGATCGCCGAGGTGGGCGCACAAGTTGGGCACCTGCGGCAGCGATTTGGCAAGGACGTGATGGTGCTGGAAACGGCCTACGGCTGGACGCGCGACGCAGTCGACGAGATGGCGAACAACGTCCTAAGTCAGAGCATCCCCGGCTATCCGTTCAGCCCGGACGGACAGCGCCGCTTTCTGATCGACTTGATGCAGGCGCTGATCAGCAACGGCGCGCTGGGGGCGGTGTACTGGGAACCGGCGTGGGTCTCGACCGGATGCTCGACGCGTTGGGGGCAGGGGGCGCATTGGGACAACGCGACGCTCTTCGACTTCACCGGCGATCTGCTTGAGGGCGCGGCCTATCTGTCGCACGAATACCGGTAG
- a CDS encoding GNAT family N-acetyltransferase — protein sequence MWRVLVWDEAGRLVSHVGVLVRDATYNGQPVRLGGIGGVQTHPDARGKGYASAALSRAAQVLRDTLEVDFSQLVCRPALLSYYARLGWQLFGGDVYVDQPTGRQIFTFNRTMLLSGRIPAPQDGVLDLCGLPW from the coding sequence GTGTGGCGTGTACTGGTATGGGACGAGGCAGGGCGGCTTGTATCGCACGTCGGTGTGCTGGTGCGCGATGCCACCTACAACGGTCAGCCGGTGCGCCTCGGCGGAATCGGCGGGGTCCAGACCCATCCGGACGCACGCGGCAAGGGCTATGCCAGCGCCGCGCTGTCGAGGGCGGCACAGGTGCTGCGCGACACGTTGGAGGTCGACTTCTCGCAGTTGGTGTGCCGCCCCGCACTCCTGTCGTACTATGCGCGCTTGGGCTGGCAGCTCTTCGGCGGCGATGTCTACGTTGACCAGCCAACCGGCCGCCAGATATTCACGTTCAATCGGACCATGCTGCTGAGCGGGCGCATCCCTGCCCCACAGGATGGCGTGTTGGATCTGTGCGGCCTGCCGTGGTAA
- a CDS encoding fumarylacetoacetate hydrolase family protein, protein MIALLRYYEPGHGPRVGVRLDDTVFDVSAHIPTVAQWLNHSAGRVEDAIDDLRSAAGTAERRYPFESLCVAPDPHVRHLLPPIDTQDVWAAGVTYERSREARQEESQDGGDVYARVYAAERPELFFKARGPWVVGPLGEIGIRRDSAWNVPEPELTLVVNPALEVVGYTAGNDVSSRDIEGENPLYLPQAKVYTASCALGPQIALVRLTEWPSLMISVRIERGGAAVFEGSIGTDRIHRRSDELVTWLGRSMQYPDGVLLMTGTGIVPGGDFTLSPDDAVHVTIPGAGTLTNRVKVV, encoded by the coding sequence ATGATTGCACTGCTTCGCTACTACGAACCCGGTCACGGCCCGCGGGTCGGCGTGCGTCTGGACGACACCGTCTTTGATGTGTCCGCGCACATCCCGACCGTTGCGCAGTGGCTGAACCACAGCGCCGGCCGCGTCGAGGACGCAATAGACGACCTCCGTTCGGCAGCAGGCACCGCCGAACGGCGCTACCCGTTCGAGTCGCTGTGCGTGGCGCCGGACCCGCACGTGCGCCATCTGCTGCCACCGATCGACACGCAAGACGTGTGGGCGGCAGGCGTGACCTACGAGCGCAGCCGCGAGGCCCGGCAGGAAGAATCGCAGGACGGCGGCGATGTGTATGCGCGCGTCTACGCCGCCGAACGGCCCGAGCTGTTTTTCAAGGCGCGCGGCCCGTGGGTCGTCGGCCCACTGGGCGAGATCGGCATCCGGCGCGATTCGGCGTGGAACGTCCCCGAGCCGGAGCTGACGCTGGTCGTCAACCCGGCGCTGGAAGTCGTCGGCTACACCGCCGGCAACGACGTCAGCAGCCGCGACATCGAAGGCGAGAATCCGTTGTATCTGCCGCAGGCGAAGGTGTACACGGCGTCGTGCGCGCTCGGCCCGCAGATCGCGCTGGTCCGGCTGACCGAATGGCCTTCGCTGATGATTAGCGTGCGCATCGAACGCGGTGGCGCAGCGGTGTTCGAGGGGTCGATCGGCACCGACCGCATCCACCGCCGCAGTGACGAACTCGTCACGTGGCTGGGGCGCAGCATGCAGTATCCCGACGGCGTGCTGTTGATGACCGGCACCGGCATCGTCCCCGGCGGCGATTTCACGCTGTCGCCGGACGACGCCGTCCACGTCACGATCCCCGGCGCCGGCACGTTGACCAATCGGGTGAAGGTGGTCTAG